A stretch of Microbulbifer bruguierae DNA encodes these proteins:
- the recQ gene encoding DNA helicase RecQ, with product MTDTAPPPAVSGTPHYILEHTFGYTEFRGDQQDIIDTLVRGRDALVLMPTGGGKSLCYQIPALARRGCGIVISPLIALMQDQVEALRAAGVAAAFLNSSLGYDQVQDIEARLTQGELDLLYLAPERLLQPRTLELLERVQISLFAIDEAHCVSQWGHDFRADYLQLSCLHQRFPEVPRVALTATADQRTRREIAQRLDLENARHFVSSFDRPNIQYRIATKNNPKQQLLQFLNSEQRGNAGVIYCLSRNKVESTAAWLQSQGFNALPYHAGLAADVRAVHQRRFLREDGVIVVATIAFGMGIDKPDVRFVAHLDLPKSIEAYYQETGRAGRDSEAATALLLYGLEDVVKLSQMATTSEGSEEHKRQERQRLDAMLGLCEITSCRRRALLRYFDEELPHDCGNCDTCLEPPATWDASDAARKLMSCIYRTGQRFGAAHVIDVLRGGDTEKIRQFNHQQLSTYGIGADLSATEWRAIARQLVVRGYLQVNGEAFNALQLTELCRPVLRSEESLQLRTLPKAATRVAGNSSGANNAREHIEISLQDQPLWDALRALRKSLAEERGVPPYVVFHDATLREMLSAKPRNRAEMLAISGIGDSKLERFGDDFLALLASFSGTETVTG from the coding sequence ATGACAGACACAGCCCCCCCTCCCGCCGTCAGCGGCACACCTCACTACATCCTCGAGCACACGTTCGGCTACACCGAATTCCGCGGTGACCAACAAGACATTATCGATACCCTGGTGCGCGGCCGGGATGCTCTGGTACTGATGCCCACCGGTGGCGGCAAGTCGCTCTGCTACCAGATTCCCGCCCTCGCCCGCCGCGGCTGCGGTATTGTTATCTCGCCATTAATTGCCCTGATGCAGGATCAGGTCGAAGCGCTACGGGCTGCAGGTGTCGCGGCAGCGTTCCTGAACTCCTCCCTGGGCTATGACCAGGTGCAGGATATCGAGGCCCGACTGACGCAGGGAGAACTCGACCTGCTGTACCTGGCCCCCGAGCGCCTGCTCCAGCCCCGCACCCTGGAGCTGCTGGAGCGAGTCCAAATTTCGCTTTTTGCCATCGACGAAGCCCACTGCGTCAGTCAGTGGGGACACGACTTCCGCGCCGACTACCTGCAACTGTCCTGCCTCCACCAACGCTTTCCTGAGGTACCCCGAGTCGCCCTTACGGCCACTGCCGACCAACGCACCCGCCGGGAAATCGCCCAGCGACTAGACCTGGAAAATGCACGTCACTTCGTCAGCAGCTTTGATAGGCCCAATATCCAGTACCGGATTGCCACCAAGAACAATCCGAAACAGCAGTTGCTGCAGTTTCTGAACAGCGAGCAGCGGGGCAATGCGGGGGTTATCTATTGCCTGTCGCGCAACAAGGTGGAGTCGACCGCAGCCTGGCTTCAAAGCCAGGGCTTCAATGCACTGCCCTATCACGCAGGGCTTGCCGCCGATGTACGCGCAGTGCACCAGCGGCGATTTCTGCGCGAGGACGGGGTGATCGTGGTAGCGACCATCGCTTTTGGTATGGGTATCGACAAGCCGGACGTGCGCTTTGTGGCACACCTGGATCTGCCCAAAAGCATCGAAGCCTATTACCAGGAAACCGGACGCGCCGGGCGCGACAGCGAAGCCGCTACCGCCCTGCTGCTCTACGGGCTGGAAGACGTGGTGAAATTGAGCCAGATGGCCACCACGTCCGAAGGCAGTGAGGAACACAAGCGCCAGGAGCGACAGCGGCTGGATGCCATGCTGGGCCTCTGCGAGATCACCAGCTGCCGGCGCCGCGCGCTGCTGCGCTATTTCGACGAAGAGCTGCCCCATGACTGCGGCAACTGCGATACCTGCCTCGAACCTCCGGCCACCTGGGATGCCAGCGACGCAGCGCGCAAACTGATGTCCTGCATCTACCGCACCGGTCAACGGTTCGGTGCCGCCCATGTCATCGATGTGCTGCGGGGAGGCGATACGGAAAAAATTCGCCAGTTCAACCACCAACAGCTATCCACTTACGGTATCGGCGCCGACTTGAGCGCTACCGAGTGGCGTGCCATCGCGCGTCAACTGGTGGTACGGGGCTACCTGCAGGTCAACGGCGAAGCCTTCAATGCCCTGCAATTGACCGAGCTGTGCAGGCCAGTACTGCGTAGCGAAGAATCCCTGCAACTGCGCACTTTACCCAAGGCCGCGACCCGTGTAGCCGGCAATTCCTCAGGCGCGAACAACGCCCGTGAGCACATCGAAATTAGCCTGCAAGATCAACCTCTATGGGACGCCCTGCGAGCCCTGCGCAAGTCCCTGGCGGAAGAGCGCGGCGTACCGCCCTATGTGGTATTCCACGATGCCACACTGCGCGAAATGCTCAGTGCCAAACCCCGCAACCGCGCGGAAATGCTAGCCATTTCCGGAATCGGCGACAGCAAACTGGAACGCTTCGGCGACGACTTTCTGGCACTTCTGGCGAGCTTCAGCGGTACAGAAACCGTTACCGGGTAG
- a CDS encoding OmpW/AlkL family protein, whose protein sequence is MKMTRVLTPLAIAVAALVSAQNAAAGFWEEGDYVVRVGASWIDPDDGDDQLKFRDTWLNEGFDVDADTTWNISGAWLPAEHWGVELMYIGETNHDMELERVRDGNLIYDIDSYDVGSFDASYANAFVNWYILPSTCMGRPYVGIGVNYTDFSDEGFSRRFNDLLIDEDLILTDASVGMGHSWGVTGQVGVDFRFGRDSAFLVNAALLYIDTDSDFNVYYKDPRSDDPALTRRVSVNNMDFSPWVFNLGVGYSF, encoded by the coding sequence ATGAAAATGACACGCGTTCTGACACCGCTTGCAATTGCTGTAGCTGCTCTGGTTAGTGCACAAAATGCGGCGGCTGGTTTTTGGGAAGAGGGTGATTACGTTGTCCGTGTTGGTGCCAGCTGGATCGATCCGGATGATGGTGATGATCAGCTGAAGTTTCGCGACACCTGGCTCAATGAAGGCTTCGATGTCGATGCCGATACCACCTGGAATATTTCCGGTGCCTGGTTGCCGGCAGAACACTGGGGCGTGGAACTGATGTACATCGGTGAAACCAACCACGATATGGAGCTGGAGCGTGTTCGCGATGGCAACCTCATCTACGACATCGACAGTTATGATGTTGGTAGCTTTGATGCGAGTTATGCCAATGCGTTCGTCAACTGGTATATCCTGCCGAGTACTTGCATGGGTCGTCCTTATGTCGGTATCGGTGTGAATTACACCGACTTTTCCGATGAAGGCTTCTCCCGTCGCTTCAACGATCTGCTGATTGACGAAGACTTGATCCTTACCGATGCCAGTGTGGGTATGGGGCACTCCTGGGGTGTAACCGGGCAGGTCGGTGTGGATTTCCGCTTTGGCCGTGACAGTGCTTTCCTGGTGAACGCTGCACTTCTGTACATCGACACCGATTCAGATTTCAACGTTTACTATAAGGATCCTCGCTCCGATGATCCGGCACTGACCCGGAGAGTCAGCGTAAATAACATGGACTTTAGCCCCTGGGTATTCAACCTGGGCGTGGGTTACTCCTTCTGA
- the mnmC gene encoding bifunctional tRNA (5-methylaminomethyl-2-thiouridine)(34)-methyltransferase MnmD/FAD-dependent 5-carboxymethylaminomethyl-2-thiouridine(34) oxidoreductase MnmC: protein MSEKPHIPVHHANLQWREDGQPVSSAFDDIYFSSASGLEETRYVFLAQNNLTERWTALENNGVFTIGETGFGTGLNFLAAWQLWQATAPASAHLHFVSVEKFPLRRDDLARALTLWPELAEFSTQLLRQYPAYLATGVHRLNFGDKVHLTLIIDEASSGFQRLLLDDPPRDRAIDAWFLDGFAPAKNPDMWSEALFRTIADLSTERATFATFTCAGIVKRGLKGVGFALEKVPGFGHKREMLRGSFSASLSEADHSEHAHKTTPWHLPEYTPKRAGNIAVVGAGIAGACAARALAERGFDVTVFEQGDAPGSGASGNDQGILYAKLSPKPGPNGDFNLLALQFAQRYYPALCPQAVHFDGLLQLAQTDKERQLQQQIVQHLCLQKDSELAQPVTDDEASALAGVPLAMPGLYFPQAGWLQPKRVCTTLLQHPNIHIRFTSKVHSARKKDGQWHLGVEKNQSVQEPGTEQQAYDALILCSANFNCDFEQTTPLPLQPIRGQVSFARATAQSSQLNIALCGEGYIAPAHEGDQGQQHSFGATFKLKQTDTAIREDEHQENLTTLATLLPEISQSFAAQKLGGRAALRAATPDYLPMAGPVADWEGLEQTYSALRKNRKQLIDRRAPYQHNLYVLAGLGSRGFTYAPLAAEVIAAWISGEVIPVSEDLVKALHPMRFAIRNLGKNKPLQQEGKEPGRTPGHEARTPDCSN, encoded by the coding sequence ATGTCTGAAAAACCACACATTCCGGTACACCACGCCAACCTACAATGGCGCGAAGACGGCCAGCCGGTTTCCAGCGCCTTTGACGATATCTATTTTTCCAGTGCCTCCGGTCTCGAAGAAACCCGCTACGTATTTCTCGCGCAGAATAACCTGACGGAGCGTTGGACGGCACTGGAAAATAACGGCGTATTTACCATCGGTGAAACCGGTTTCGGTACCGGTTTGAACTTTCTTGCCGCCTGGCAACTTTGGCAGGCCACAGCCCCCGCCTCTGCGCACCTCCATTTTGTCAGCGTGGAAAAATTCCCCCTGCGCCGGGACGACCTGGCCCGAGCGCTGACGCTGTGGCCGGAGCTGGCAGAATTCAGCACACAACTGCTCCGGCAATACCCGGCCTATCTGGCAACCGGTGTGCACCGGTTGAACTTTGGCGACAAGGTACATCTGACCCTGATCATTGACGAAGCCAGCAGCGGTTTTCAGCGCTTGCTGCTCGACGATCCACCGCGGGACCGCGCAATCGATGCATGGTTTCTCGACGGGTTTGCACCAGCGAAAAACCCGGACATGTGGAGTGAGGCCCTGTTTCGCACAATCGCAGACCTGAGCACCGAACGCGCAACCTTCGCCACCTTTACCTGTGCCGGCATTGTCAAACGCGGGCTCAAGGGCGTTGGCTTCGCGCTGGAGAAGGTGCCGGGCTTCGGCCATAAGCGGGAAATGCTGCGAGGTTCATTCTCCGCCTCACTATCAGAGGCAGATCACTCAGAGCATGCGCACAAAACCACGCCGTGGCATCTTCCGGAATACACCCCAAAGCGGGCCGGAAATATTGCGGTGGTGGGCGCCGGTATTGCCGGTGCCTGCGCCGCACGCGCGCTGGCGGAACGGGGTTTCGACGTCACCGTATTTGAACAAGGGGATGCGCCCGGCAGTGGCGCCTCCGGCAATGACCAGGGCATTCTCTACGCGAAACTCTCCCCCAAGCCCGGCCCGAATGGGGATTTCAATCTGCTGGCACTGCAGTTTGCCCAGCGCTACTACCCCGCCCTCTGCCCTCAGGCGGTTCATTTTGATGGTCTGCTACAACTTGCGCAAACTGACAAAGAACGCCAGCTACAACAGCAGATTGTTCAGCATCTTTGTCTCCAGAAAGACTCCGAACTCGCACAACCGGTGACCGACGACGAAGCCAGTGCTCTGGCCGGCGTACCTCTGGCAATGCCGGGTCTGTACTTCCCTCAGGCAGGCTGGCTGCAACCCAAACGGGTTTGCACCACACTGTTACAGCATCCGAATATCCACATCCGCTTCACGTCAAAGGTACACAGTGCCCGGAAAAAGGATGGCCAGTGGCATCTCGGGGTTGAAAAAAACCAATCCGTTCAAGAACCGGGTACTGAGCAACAAGCGTACGATGCCCTGATACTCTGCTCAGCCAATTTCAACTGCGATTTCGAGCAGACAACACCGCTGCCGCTACAACCCATCCGCGGCCAGGTCTCGTTTGCCCGGGCCACGGCGCAATCCAGTCAGCTGAATATCGCGCTCTGCGGCGAGGGCTATATTGCGCCGGCGCACGAGGGGGACCAGGGGCAACAGCACAGCTTCGGCGCCACCTTCAAACTGAAGCAAACGGATACTGCCATCCGCGAGGATGAACACCAGGAAAACCTCACCACTCTCGCCACCTTGCTGCCGGAAATTTCTCAATCGTTCGCCGCTCAGAAACTGGGCGGCCGCGCCGCCCTGCGCGCTGCGACTCCGGACTATTTACCCATGGCTGGCCCGGTGGCGGACTGGGAAGGACTGGAACAGACCTACAGCGCACTACGCAAAAATCGCAAGCAATTGATAGACCGGCGCGCCCCTTACCAGCACAACCTATACGTGCTGGCGGGACTGGGATCGCGGGGGTTTACCTATGCACCACTGGCCGCCGAGGTCATCGCCGCCTGGATCAGCGGTGAAGTCATACCGGTATCAGAGGATCTGGTGAAAGCACTGCACCCGATGCGCTTCGCGATCAGGAATCTGGGGAAAAACAAACCGCTCCAGCAGGAAGGTAAAGAACCGGGCAGAACACCGGGTCATGAAGCGCGCACGCCTGACTGCAGCAACTGA
- a CDS encoding BolA family protein, giving the protein MTLADQIQQKLSDAFSPSHIEVDCESHMHNVPAGSEMHFRVVLVTEAFSGLRKVQRHQQVYGALAEEMAGPIHALALHLFSEEEWAGQAPDSPQCMGGSKG; this is encoded by the coding sequence ATGACTTTGGCAGATCAGATTCAACAGAAGCTCAGCGATGCTTTTTCCCCTTCGCATATTGAAGTGGATTGCGAGAGCCATATGCATAATGTTCCGGCGGGCTCGGAAATGCACTTCCGGGTGGTGCTGGTGACAGAAGCGTTTTCCGGGCTGCGCAAGGTGCAGCGGCACCAGCAGGTTTACGGTGCGTTGGCGGAAGAAATGGCGGGCCCGATTCACGCGCTGGCCTTGCATTTGTTCAGCGAGGAAGAGTGGGCGGGGCAGGCACCGGATAGTCCTCAGTGTATGGGTGGCAGTAAAGGGTAA
- the fldB gene encoding flavodoxin FldB, whose protein sequence is MRAPIGLFYGSSTCYTEMTAEKIRDRLGEEWVDLHNVADEDIAQMEDYDFLILGIPTWDYGELQEDWENHWEQLAQLDLSGKTVALYGLGDQEGYPQWYQDALGYLHAQVLAVGAKAVGYWPAAGYQFEASKGLTPDGTHFVGLALDEENEFDRSEERLDQWCAQIMCEFGFQ, encoded by the coding sequence ATGCGCGCACCTATCGGACTTTTTTACGGTTCCAGCACCTGCTACACAGAAATGACTGCGGAAAAAATCCGTGATCGCCTCGGCGAAGAATGGGTCGATCTGCACAACGTGGCAGACGAAGATATTGCCCAGATGGAAGACTACGACTTCCTGATTCTCGGCATCCCCACCTGGGATTACGGCGAACTGCAGGAGGATTGGGAAAACCATTGGGAACAACTGGCTCAACTCGACCTGAGCGGCAAAACCGTCGCACTCTACGGCCTCGGCGACCAGGAAGGTTACCCCCAGTGGTATCAGGATGCCCTCGGCTACCTGCATGCTCAGGTCCTTGCCGTCGGAGCCAAGGCGGTAGGCTACTGGCCCGCGGCAGGTTATCAGTTCGAAGCGTCCAAGGGGCTGACTCCAGATGGCACGCACTTCGTAGGCCTCGCCCTCGACGAGGAAAACGAATTCGATCGCAGCGAGGAACGCCTCGACCAATGGTGCGCGCAGATCATGTGCGAATTCGGTTTTCAGTAA
- a CDS encoding DUF502 domain-containing protein, whose protein sequence is MTRIKTFVTLTLLGGLAVVLPIAIFIMLFQWLFGQISEMVAPATEWMQAHTEFKDNFARLIVIALILGLCFVIGLLVKTSVGRWAHRHLDHWLGRLAPGYNTIKDLVLQFIGGAGSEGVLSGPVARARIHGADNPLSVTAIVTSQHPNGDYTVYVPTAPVPTSGFVYHLPPECVEILPHVTVEAAMKSIVACGSGSGQLLQSGVRAS, encoded by the coding sequence ATGACCAGAATAAAAACCTTTGTCACCTTGACCCTGCTCGGTGGACTGGCGGTGGTTCTGCCGATTGCCATCTTCATCATGCTGTTCCAGTGGCTGTTTGGCCAGATCAGCGAGATGGTGGCCCCAGCCACCGAGTGGATGCAGGCACATACCGAGTTCAAGGATAACTTTGCCCGCCTTATCGTCATAGCGCTGATTCTGGGCTTGTGCTTTGTTATCGGGCTGCTGGTAAAAACCAGTGTGGGGCGCTGGGCGCACCGGCACCTGGATCACTGGTTGGGAAGGCTGGCGCCGGGGTACAACACCATCAAAGATCTGGTGCTGCAGTTTATTGGTGGTGCGGGCAGTGAAGGGGTGCTTTCCGGGCCAGTAGCACGGGCCCGGATCCACGGCGCAGATAATCCGCTGTCGGTGACCGCGATTGTGACGTCGCAACATCCCAATGGTGATTACACCGTGTATGTGCCGACTGCGCCGGTGCCCACCTCCGGATTTGTTTATCATCTGCCGCCCGAGTGCGTAGAGATTTTGCCCCATGTCACGGTGGAGGCGGCGATGAAATCCATAGTGGCTTGTGGTTCCGGCAGCGGTCAGTTGCTGCAGTCAGGCGTGCGCGCTTCATGA
- a CDS encoding tellurite resistance TerB family protein: protein MNKKLLLGALIGAGISMLNKKIRAQSAPAPGKPPPDFSKVPAPDTSDGPNLDDILARASKPGGLGGGWQGQSPGGAQGVPTGPGSGDIFGGAIPAGAGAGGAAVLMEIARRIFAQMQQQGPGGIPGGTPGGIPSGDGAGGGMSGGGGLGDILGQIFGRADGKFGQQGPQGSQTKPGNWGQMKPRGKGGLFGFVNTDTDADDDEQQAETMLKAMIAAAQADGKIDPQEQENIMQALHGQVDSSELETFRTMLTTPVDLDQVVEGVNDPATAFNLYLVSAMTINPDNTRERQYLEELAQKLGMSEQAARVIEQQIPRG from the coding sequence ATGAACAAAAAGCTGTTGCTCGGCGCATTGATTGGCGCGGGCATATCCATGTTGAACAAAAAAATCCGCGCACAATCCGCCCCCGCACCGGGCAAACCACCACCGGACTTCAGCAAGGTGCCGGCTCCGGATACCAGTGACGGTCCCAACCTCGATGATATTCTGGCGCGCGCGAGCAAGCCCGGCGGCCTCGGCGGTGGCTGGCAGGGCCAGTCTCCAGGTGGCGCACAGGGAGTGCCGACCGGCCCTGGAAGTGGAGATATTTTTGGCGGTGCTATCCCGGCGGGCGCGGGTGCCGGTGGTGCTGCGGTTCTGATGGAGATAGCGCGGCGGATTTTTGCCCAGATGCAACAGCAGGGGCCGGGAGGAATACCAGGAGGCACACCGGGGGGAATACCTTCAGGTGATGGCGCTGGGGGCGGTATGTCCGGCGGTGGAGGGTTGGGGGATATCCTTGGTCAGATCTTCGGTCGCGCGGATGGTAAATTTGGCCAGCAGGGCCCGCAGGGGTCGCAAACCAAGCCGGGTAATTGGGGACAGATGAAGCCTCGGGGTAAGGGTGGTCTGTTCGGGTTTGTGAACACGGATACCGACGCAGACGACGATGAACAGCAGGCGGAAACCATGCTCAAAGCGATGATTGCCGCGGCTCAGGCGGATGGGAAGATAGACCCGCAGGAACAGGAAAATATTATGCAGGCGTTGCACGGCCAGGTGGACAGCAGTGAACTGGAAACCTTTCGCACAATGCTGACCACACCAGTCGATCTTGACCAGGTGGTCGAGGGTGTCAATGACCCCGCCACGGCATTCAACCTCTACCTGGTGTCGGCCATGACCATCAACCCGGACAATACCCGTGAGCGCCAGTATCTGGAGGAACTGGCGCAAAAGCTCGGTATGTCGGAGCAGGCTGCCAGGGTTATCGAGCAGCAGATACCTCGGGGCTAG
- a CDS encoding calcium/sodium antiporter — protein sequence MILALIAIVAGFVILVWSADRFVEGAAATAGHAGMPPLLIGMVIVGFGTSAPEMVVSAIAAMDGSPGLALGNAFGSNITNTGLILGVCALFIPLSVHSKIVRKELPLLLAISCLTGVFLWNGELARWQGAVLLLGFFSLIGWSIYSALTGKGDVIEGNIESELEAHAMPLGRALFWVIAGLLLLIVSSRLLVWGAVTIAQQLGVSDLVIGLTIVALGTSLPELAATVIAARKGEHDIAIGNVVGSNMFNLLAVIGIAGVIAPMSNVPTEAMTRDWPVVLGLTIALFVFAYGFKGQGRINRWEGLALLLAYIVYTGYLILEISGAQ from the coding sequence ATGATCCTCGCCCTCATCGCTATCGTCGCCGGATTCGTCATTCTGGTATGGAGCGCCGACCGCTTCGTCGAAGGCGCAGCCGCCACTGCCGGCCACGCCGGTATGCCACCTTTACTGATCGGCATGGTTATTGTCGGCTTTGGCACTTCTGCGCCAGAAATGGTGGTTTCCGCGATAGCAGCGATGGACGGTAGTCCCGGTCTGGCACTGGGCAACGCCTTTGGCTCCAACATTACCAACACCGGCCTGATTCTTGGTGTGTGCGCACTGTTTATTCCGCTGAGCGTGCACTCGAAAATAGTGCGCAAGGAATTGCCACTATTGCTCGCGATCAGCTGCCTAACCGGCGTCTTCCTGTGGAACGGTGAGCTGGCGCGCTGGCAAGGTGCGGTATTGCTACTCGGCTTCTTCAGCCTGATCGGCTGGTCGATCTATTCCGCATTGACGGGAAAAGGCGACGTTATCGAAGGCAATATCGAAAGTGAGCTAGAAGCCCATGCGATGCCACTCGGCAGAGCGCTGTTCTGGGTGATCGCGGGTTTGCTCTTACTGATCGTCAGTTCGCGCCTGTTGGTGTGGGGGGCTGTCACCATTGCCCAGCAATTGGGTGTAAGTGACCTTGTGATCGGACTTACCATTGTCGCCCTGGGAACCTCATTACCGGAACTGGCCGCCACGGTTATTGCCGCGCGCAAAGGGGAGCACGATATCGCCATCGGCAACGTGGTTGGCTCGAACATGTTCAACCTGCTGGCGGTAATCGGTATTGCAGGTGTCATCGCCCCGATGTCCAATGTCCCCACTGAAGCGATGACCCGCGATTGGCCGGTGGTGTTGGGGCTTACTATTGCGCTCTTTGTGTTCGCCTACGGCTTTAAAGGGCAAGGCCGCATCAATCGCTGGGAAGGTCTGGCGCTACTGCTGGCGTATATTGTGTACACCGGCTATCTCATCCTGGAAATCAGCGGTGCCCAGTAA
- a CDS encoding serine hydrolase domain-containing protein has protein sequence MKKILLFTLGSFATLAIALTLLAPSLLGFSISQLGAAVDVATGMGAKLACSGRYVSGFSPQRNLEDLASYSPANRLLELSYNDERQQVSATLLGLGETSARYRPGLGCTLDIGDTSDLDRIRIDKIEPYSAPWPSGDQATDINPRLQRALDDILARDNAANRQTRALLLVQDGVLVAESYADGISTDTPLLGWSMGKSLTAMMLGRLEQLGRAGNLSTPLFQQWQHDERAAITLDSLLQMSSGLDFDETYAPGSDATRMLFNTHSASEVALLSPPRHTPGEHFSYSSGTTNLLARWIAERLGNTPQSSVDFFREEMLRPLGMRNTVFELDPSGIFVGSSYIYASARDWARLGLLMLERGNWQGKQLINEDWVERAQSPNDSSNEPAYGYQFWLNRGGDALRFPELPADAYFMLGNREQVVMISPSTKTVMVRLGWSAGEYPTGANFAEILASATASPEVSAAR, from the coding sequence ATGAAAAAAATCCTGCTCTTCACCCTTGGCAGTTTCGCCACTCTCGCCATCGCCCTGACATTGCTGGCGCCCTCGCTACTCGGCTTCTCCATCAGCCAGCTGGGCGCCGCTGTAGACGTTGCCACCGGCATGGGTGCCAAGCTGGCCTGTTCCGGGCGCTATGTATCCGGGTTTTCTCCCCAGCGGAATCTGGAAGATCTCGCCTCCTACTCTCCGGCCAACCGGCTTCTGGAGCTGAGCTATAACGACGAACGCCAACAAGTCAGCGCCACCCTGCTCGGCCTCGGCGAGACCAGCGCCCGTTATCGTCCTGGCCTCGGCTGCACACTGGATATCGGCGACACCAGCGACCTGGATCGGATCCGGATTGACAAAATCGAGCCGTATTCGGCCCCGTGGCCCTCGGGCGACCAGGCAACCGATATCAACCCGCGACTGCAGCGCGCACTCGACGATATACTTGCCCGCGACAATGCCGCCAACCGGCAAACCCGCGCCCTTCTGCTGGTTCAGGATGGCGTACTGGTGGCGGAATCCTACGCCGACGGAATTTCCACAGACACGCCCCTACTCGGCTGGTCCATGGGCAAAAGCCTGACCGCAATGATGCTGGGGCGCCTGGAGCAACTGGGTCGCGCTGGTAACCTGTCGACTCCGCTTTTCCAGCAGTGGCAGCATGACGAGCGAGCAGCCATCACTCTGGACAGCCTTCTGCAGATGTCTTCCGGGCTGGATTTTGACGAAACCTATGCCCCCGGCAGCGATGCCACCCGTATGCTGTTCAACACTCACAGCGCCTCTGAGGTAGCTCTCCTTAGCCCGCCCCGGCATACGCCGGGAGAGCACTTTTCCTATTCCTCCGGCACGACCAATCTGCTCGCCCGCTGGATCGCCGAGCGCCTGGGTAATACGCCCCAAAGCAGTGTGGATTTTTTCCGCGAGGAAATGCTGCGGCCACTGGGCATGCGCAACACGGTATTCGAGTTGGACCCCAGTGGAATATTCGTTGGCAGCTCTTACATTTACGCATCCGCCCGGGACTGGGCTAGGCTGGGCCTGCTGATGCTTGAACGCGGCAACTGGCAGGGTAAACAGTTGATCAACGAAGACTGGGTCGAACGTGCACAAAGCCCCAACGACAGCAGTAATGAGCCGGCCTACGGCTACCAATTCTGGCTCAATCGCGGCGGCGACGCTCTGCGCTTTCCCGAGCTGCCCGCGGACGCCTACTTTATGCTCGGCAACCGCGAGCAGGTGGTCATGATCTCCCCATCCACCAAAACGGTAATGGTGCGGCTGGGATGGAGCGCCGGTGAATATCCCACCGGCGCCAACTTTGCGGAGATACTGGCATCTGCAACGGCTAGCCCCGAGGTATCTGCTGCTCGATAA
- a CDS encoding glutaminyl-peptide cyclotransferase encodes MRLLFTALLSLLLVSVHGHATQLLDYRLLDSISRPADHFTQGLFYDGERWLESSGRYGQSWLAEYTDPGANPVRRKWLASNRFAEGLAVYGDRLYLLTYLSGELQVYKRENFTLEKTLEYAGEGWGLTTDGKQLIMSNGSDRLTFRNPETFEVTRSLQVTGGGERWSRLNELEYINGLVWANIWQDPRIIAIDPENGSVKGVINLEALLKDSLQGKRDVDAVANGIAWDQARNGLWVTGKYWPKLYLIRPDGLGF; translated from the coding sequence ATGAGACTTCTATTCACCGCCCTATTGTCACTGCTGCTTGTATCAGTACACGGACACGCTACCCAGTTACTGGATTACCGGTTACTGGACAGCATTTCCCGCCCAGCCGATCACTTCACCCAGGGACTCTTTTACGATGGCGAGCGCTGGCTGGAAAGTAGCGGACGTTATGGACAATCCTGGCTGGCGGAGTATACCGACCCGGGAGCGAATCCGGTAAGACGCAAGTGGCTGGCAAGTAATCGCTTTGCGGAAGGGCTCGCAGTTTACGGGGACCGGCTCTATCTGCTGACCTACCTGTCTGGCGAGCTGCAGGTCTACAAGCGCGAGAATTTCACCCTGGAAAAAACCCTGGAATATGCCGGAGAGGGCTGGGGCCTGACCACCGACGGTAAGCAGCTGATCATGAGCAACGGCAGTGACAGATTGACCTTCCGCAACCCGGAAACCTTCGAGGTAACTCGCAGCCTGCAGGTAACCGGTGGCGGTGAGCGCTGGTCGCGCCTGAACGAATTGGAATACATAAACGGTCTGGTGTGGGCCAATATCTGGCAGGATCCAAGGATTATTGCCATAGACCCGGAAAATGGCAGTGTAAAAGGCGTAATCAACCTTGAGGCATTGCTGAAAGACAGCCTGCAGGGAAAACGGGATGTAGATGCGGTGGCCAATGGCATCGCCTGGGACCAGGCCCGCAACGGGCTCTGGGTGACGGGAAAATACTGGCCCAAGCTTTACCTGATCAGGCCCGACGGCCTCGGTTTTTGA